One Edaphobacter lichenicola DNA window includes the following coding sequences:
- a CDS encoding glucose 1-dehydrogenase: MPTKPFNVLESFRLDNKVALVTGSASGLGAAIAIALSQAGASVACHGNRRAATETAAAIGENAAAFRADLASTTGAEDLFTQVKEKFGRVDILINNAGTIHRAAAEEVTLDDWQQVLQVNLTSVFQLSQLAARDMIPRGGLGTNCGKIVNIASLLSFQGGIRVPAYAASKGGVAQLTKALANEWAPTGIQVNAIAPGYFATTNTEALQADETRNRQILDRIPAARWGQPEDLAGAALYLSSPASNYVTGTVLTVDGGWMGR; encoded by the coding sequence ATGCCCACCAAGCCCTTCAACGTCCTCGAAAGCTTCCGCCTCGACAACAAAGTAGCCCTCGTCACCGGCTCCGCCAGCGGCCTCGGCGCAGCCATCGCCATCGCTCTCTCGCAAGCGGGAGCCTCCGTAGCCTGTCACGGCAACCGACGCGCTGCCACAGAGACCGCCGCAGCCATCGGCGAAAACGCCGCAGCCTTTCGCGCCGATCTCGCCTCCACCACCGGCGCCGAAGATCTCTTCACCCAGGTCAAAGAGAAGTTCGGCCGCGTCGACATCCTCATCAATAACGCCGGAACCATCCACCGCGCCGCCGCCGAAGAGGTCACCCTCGATGACTGGCAGCAGGTCCTTCAGGTCAATCTCACCAGCGTCTTTCAACTCTCCCAACTCGCCGCACGCGACATGATCCCGCGCGGCGGCCTCGGCACAAACTGCGGCAAAATCGTCAACATCGCCTCCCTCCTCAGCTTTCAGGGCGGCATTCGCGTGCCCGCCTACGCCGCCAGCAAAGGCGGAGTCGCCCAACTTACCAAAGCCCTAGCCAACGAGTGGGCCCCCACAGGAATCCAGGTCAACGCCATCGCCCCCGGCTACTTCGCCACCACCAACACCGAAGCCCTCCAGGCCGACGAGACGCGCAACCGCCAGATCCTCGACCGCATCCCCGCCGCACGCTGGGGCCAACCCGAAGACCTCGCCGGCGCCGCCCTCTACCTCAGCTCTCCCGCCAGCAACTACGTCACCGGCACCGTCCTC